A portion of the Acidisoma sp. PAMC 29798 genome contains these proteins:
- the recF gene encoding DNA replication/repair protein RecF (All proteins in this family for which functions are known are DNA-binding proteins that assist the filamentation of RecA onto DNA for the initiation of recombination or recombinational repair.), with the protein MSDPSAIAELPETEAAIFRLNRLDLTDFRNYGRLSWSPAARIAVISGPNGSGKTNLLEAISLLGPGRGLRQARVADFARLRADDATSWAVAARVRAPDAVEPLIIGTGSAPDGGERRIIRLDGATVSQTELASHIAISWITPQMDRLFGEGPGGRRRFLDRLVWALDPAHARDVAAHDAAMTRRNRLLAEGRADPAWLAGLEDGMARHAVASTAGRRALVNQLNATLARGAVAPFPAARLALLCPIADRLAEAPALAVEDWLRAALAASRTADAASGSASLGAHRTDLGLSDLQSGRPAALASTGQQKALLLGVVLGHALVIAEARGFAPWLLLDEPLVHLDDTHRAALLEALGRLPAQAFLTGTDAAPFAALQGHAEFCLCMAGGLVENPGFARPQAKESL; encoded by the coding sequence GTGTCTGATCCGTCGGCTATCGCGGAACTGCCGGAGACGGAAGCGGCAATCTTTCGTCTCAACCGCCTCGATCTCACGGATTTTCGCAACTACGGGCGATTGAGCTGGAGCCCGGCGGCCCGCATCGCCGTGATTTCCGGGCCGAATGGCAGCGGCAAGACCAATCTGCTGGAAGCGATTTCCCTGCTCGGACCCGGCCGTGGTCTGCGCCAGGCCCGCGTGGCGGATTTCGCGCGCCTGCGCGCCGATGATGCGACGAGCTGGGCGGTGGCGGCGCGCGTGCGGGCGCCAGATGCCGTGGAACCCCTCATCATCGGCACTGGCAGCGCGCCCGATGGTGGTGAGCGCAGGATCATTCGGCTTGATGGCGCAACTGTCAGCCAAACGGAACTCGCCTCCCATATCGCCATCTCCTGGATCACACCGCAGATGGATCGGCTGTTCGGCGAAGGACCCGGTGGCCGCCGCCGGTTCCTTGACCGCCTCGTCTGGGCGCTGGATCCCGCCCATGCGCGCGATGTCGCGGCGCACGATGCGGCCATGACGCGACGCAACCGCCTGCTCGCGGAAGGCCGTGCCGATCCCGCCTGGCTTGCAGGACTGGAGGATGGCATGGCGCGCCATGCGGTGGCGAGCACGGCGGGCCGGCGTGCGCTGGTGAACCAACTCAACGCCACACTCGCGCGCGGCGCCGTAGCGCCCTTTCCCGCCGCCCGGCTGGCGCTGCTCTGCCCGATCGCCGACCGCCTAGCGGAAGCGCCGGCCTTAGCGGTGGAGGATTGGCTGCGCGCGGCACTGGCAGCCTCCCGCACGGCAGACGCCGCCAGCGGCTCCGCCTCCCTCGGGGCGCATCGCACCGATCTCGGCCTGTCCGATCTCCAATCCGGCCGCCCGGCCGCCCTCGCCTCCACCGGCCAGCAAAAGGCGCTGCTTCTGGGCGTGGTGCTGGGTCATGCGCTGGTCATTGCCGAAGCGCGCGGTTTCGCGCCCTGGCTGCTGCTGGACGAGCCTTTGGTGCATCTGGACGACACGCATCGCGCAGCCTTGCTGGAGGCGCTCGGCAGGCTGCCTGCGCAAGCGTTTTTGACGGGAACGGACGCCGCACCCTTCGCCGCACTTCAAGGCCATGCGGAATTCTGCCTCTGCATGGCCGGTGGGCTGGTGGAAAACCCTGGTTTCGCTAGGCCGCAAGCCAAAGAATCGCTATAA
- the gyrB gene encoding DNA topoisomerase (ATP-hydrolyzing) subunit B, producing the protein MSDPATPVPESSAQTPAEPQAYDAASISVLKGLDAVRKRPGMYIGDTDDGSGLHHMAFEVIDNAVDEAQAGYATKVEVSLNGDGSVTVRDDGRGIPVDIHLEEGISAAELVLTRLHAGGKFNQNSYKVSGGLHGVGAAVVNALSEWMEVRIWRNNREHFMRFQHGEPDAPLVEVGPSEREHGTEIIFKPSANTFTHIDFDYAIIERRLRELAFLNSGLDVTFRDERHAPAVETRLFYEGGLTAFVEWLDRARAPLFTPGLSANVEDKASGIRVEFALQWNDSYHETMLCFTNNIPQRDGGTHLSGFRQALTRVVTKYSEGMGKKDSLALTGDDMREGLTAVLSVKVPDPKFSSQTKEKLVSSEVTPAVQAVVSDAIGHWLETHPKEARSIIQKVMDAASAREAARKARELTRRKGVLDVSTLPGKLADCQERDASKCEIFIVEGDSAGGSAKQGRDRKYQAILPLKGKILNVERARFDRMLGSAEIGTLITALGAGIGSGEPELGGFNVDKLRYHRIVIMTDADVDGSHIRTLLLTFFFRQMPELIARGHLYIAQPPLYRAKRGNDDRYLKDDKALEDFLLSKALAEARLTYPDGRVLAGPGLTEEVGFLREAWNRVRRLATTAPTAVLDQAAIVGTFAVPADDTAALSHAVALADRLNALLLDGEAGWIGTGDVAGGIILARRLRGVGERYVLNAATLRSADARWLAERHARIAAAFSQAPHLKLDNREERPAGPHATFEAVLAHGRRGLAIQRFKGLGEMNPDQLWKTTLDPELRTLLQVKVGDAEEAAQVFSTLMGDVVEPRRDFIVSNALKVANLDI; encoded by the coding sequence ATGTCCGATCCCGCTACGCCTGTGCCTGAGTCTTCCGCCCAAACGCCTGCCGAACCGCAAGCTTATGACGCCGCCTCGATCTCGGTTCTCAAGGGTCTTGATGCCGTTCGTAAACGGCCCGGAATGTATATCGGCGACACGGATGACGGGTCTGGCCTGCACCACATGGCCTTCGAGGTCATCGACAATGCGGTGGATGAAGCCCAGGCGGGCTATGCGACGAAGGTCGAGGTTTCACTGAACGGAGACGGCTCGGTCACCGTGCGGGATGACGGGCGCGGGATTCCGGTCGACATTCACTTGGAAGAGGGCATTTCCGCTGCCGAACTGGTGCTGACGCGCCTGCATGCAGGCGGCAAGTTCAACCAGAATTCCTACAAGGTTTCGGGCGGCCTGCATGGCGTGGGTGCCGCCGTCGTCAATGCGTTGTCGGAATGGATGGAAGTGCGCATCTGGCGCAATAACCGCGAACATTTCATGCGCTTCCAGCACGGCGAACCCGATGCGCCCTTGGTTGAAGTTGGACCCAGCGAGCGTGAGCACGGCACCGAAATCATCTTCAAGCCGAGCGCCAATACCTTCACCCATATCGATTTCGATTACGCCATCATCGAGCGGCGGCTGCGTGAACTCGCCTTCCTGAATTCCGGCCTCGACGTCACCTTCCGCGATGAGCGGCACGCCCCGGCGGTCGAAACGCGGCTGTTCTACGAGGGCGGCCTGACGGCGTTTGTGGAATGGCTGGACCGTGCGCGCGCCCCGCTGTTCACGCCCGGCCTTTCTGCCAATGTCGAAGACAAGGCGAGCGGCATTCGCGTGGAATTCGCGCTGCAGTGGAACGACTCCTATCACGAAACGATGCTATGCTTCACCAACAACATCCCGCAGCGGGATGGCGGCACGCATCTTTCCGGTTTCCGCCAGGCGCTGACGCGCGTGGTGACGAAATATTCCGAAGGCATGGGCAAGAAGGACAGCCTGGCGCTGACCGGCGATGACATGCGTGAGGGATTGACGGCCGTGCTGTCCGTGAAAGTGCCGGACCCGAAGTTCTCGTCCCAGACCAAGGAAAAGCTCGTCAGCTCGGAAGTGACGCCGGCGGTTCAGGCCGTGGTATCGGACGCGATCGGCCATTGGCTGGAAACGCATCCCAAAGAAGCACGCTCGATCATCCAGAAGGTCATGGACGCGGCAAGTGCCCGCGAAGCCGCCCGCAAGGCGCGTGAACTCACGCGCCGCAAGGGTGTGCTTGACGTGTCAACGCTGCCGGGCAAGCTCGCCGATTGCCAGGAGCGGGACGCGAGCAAGTGCGAAATCTTCATCGTGGAAGGCGACTCTGCCGGTGGCTCCGCCAAGCAGGGCCGCGACCGCAAGTATCAGGCGATCCTTCCCCTGAAAGGCAAGATCCTGAATGTCGAGCGTGCGCGCTTCGACCGCATGCTGGGCAGCGCCGAAATCGGCACGCTGATCACCGCCCTCGGCGCCGGAATCGGATCGGGCGAACCCGAACTCGGCGGCTTCAATGTCGATAAGCTGCGCTACCATCGCATCGTCATCATGACGGATGCGGATGTCGATGGGTCGCATATCCGCACGCTGCTGCTGACCTTCTTCTTCCGCCAGATGCCGGAGCTGATCGCGCGCGGGCATCTCTATATCGCGCAGCCGCCGCTGTATCGCGCCAAGCGCGGCAATGATGACCGCTACCTCAAGGACGATAAGGCGCTGGAAGATTTTCTTCTGAGCAAGGCGCTGGCCGAAGCGCGACTGACCTATCCGGATGGCCGCGTGCTGGCTGGCCCTGGTCTGACCGAGGAAGTCGGCTTCCTACGCGAGGCCTGGAACCGCGTCCGCCGCCTCGCCACGACCGCGCCCACGGCGGTGCTAGACCAGGCCGCGATCGTTGGCACCTTCGCCGTTCCGGCCGATGACACTGCAGCGCTGAGTCACGCCGTGGCCCTCGCGGATCGGCTCAATGCACTGCTCCTGGATGGTGAAGCCGGCTGGATCGGCACCGGGGACGTGGCGGGCGGTATCATCCTCGCCCGTCGCCTACGCGGCGTCGGTGAGCGTTACGTGCTCAACGCGGCGACGTTGCGGAGTGCCGATGCACGCTGGCTGGCGGAACGCCACGCCCGCATCGCGGCTGCCTTCTCCCAAGCGCCACACTTGAAACTCGACAATCGGGAGGAGCGTCCGGCCGGTCCGCACGCGACCTTCGAGGCGGTTCTGGCCCATGGCCGCCGTGGCCTTGCGATCCAGCGCTTTAAGGGTCTGGGTGAAATGAACCCTGACCAGCTCTGGAAGACAACACTCGACCCCGAGTTGCGCACGCTTCTGCAAGTCAAAGTCGGGGATGCCGAGGAAGCGGCGCAGGTCTTTTCGACGCTGATGGGCGATGTGGTCGAACCGCGTCGCGACTTCATCGTCAGCAATGCGCTGAAGGTGGCTAACCTGGATATTTAA